The Medicago truncatula cultivar Jemalong A17 chromosome 7, MtrunA17r5.0-ANR, whole genome shotgun sequence genome includes the window ATAGTAAAATTTGTAACGTTTTTAATAATCTtacaattataattaattgaCAGTGTTGAACTCTTTAAAATTCTTTACACCGACGACAATGTGTATGaattgaatctattttcaatttcagaattatgtataaatatactttttagAAAATTCGTGACTATGGTTAAAAGTTAGTTGCTGGCATGCTGCCTGCATGTAATAAGGATCACATGGGTGGGTTGTCTACATCTAATGGAAAGCCAGCCTGGACATAGTATTATTCACAAGCAAAGCTATATTCTTTTAACATGTATGGTCGTTTTCAATTTACATAAAAATGTCACATAATTATTGTAGAAACTAGAAAGTTAAAATCAAGGAATTTTACAAGGTAACTAACATGTAACATTTGGTTTCccagagattttatgaaaaaaatgtcactaacaaaataaattgagtCATTTTTTGCTTTTATCTGATTAGGTGTCCTTAACACAGAAATTTTATATGAAGATGTTTAAAACCcccaaaattttcttaaatatgcTCTCCCAAATCAATCAACTTATTAAAGGAATATTTCACGGAATTTCTTTACAGATCAAGGActaaactaaacaaaacaaaggACTAAACCAAACAACGTATCTGGTGTCCGACATTGATACGACACAACACAAACAGTTACATTTAatcaaatcatatattttttctaaattattatcggtgtcaaCGTGTCAGTGAGGTGGCCGATATATATATGTTCATGTTAGTGCTTCAAAGTCTTAACAACATCACAAAATGAAGAAACTTACATGTCATCCATGAATTTAGCAGCTACCATAACACTTGTAATGAGTAACCGATGAACATTGAAGGAGTTGATAGGCAAAGAGGGTTGTCTTTGAGTGAAACGATCAAGATAGACATATGCAACAATGAAACAGGATGGACTACAATTGGCATACTTGAAAATTCTCTCAAGGTAGTTCTGAATTGAGATATTGGGACAAGTCAAGCCTTGAAAAACTGAGATCTTCTGTTCTAGGAGTTGCTGGTTAATATCATTTGATTCAGCTACCCTTTTGagtagagaagagagaaaagctATAAGCTTTGGCATCTCATTAGGATTCTCAAGCTCTGCCATTGGTAATAAGCAAAATTTTTGTACAAGAGTGCTTGGAATTTATGTCAGATGGTATATGGCtatatatatgtgtatattatataatataaaatatgtacattaaaatttatgttaaaaatagTGAAAGTGGTTGTCTAGGGTAGGTACTTTAATTGGCCAAAATGCCCTCTTTGAGATTTAAATAGTTACATGCATATGGTGTCATTTGTGGTGGATTATGTCTCTTTCAGCTTgaaatgtttttggtttttgagctGGGTATATAATAAAGAACGAATAAACCATTAAATTGATCCCTATCTTTGTAAAGTCATTCTTAAATTAGTTTTAgactctattaatatttcaaactagTTCATatctttgtcaaaagtttttcaCTTAGATCCTtatctttatgtttttgtcacatgacgagggacctaattgaattttttttgacaaagatagggattagtttgaaatattaataaagtcGGAGACTAATTTGAGAGTGACTTACAAAGAGAGAACCAATTTGATAGTTTACTCAATAAAGAATATCTCTTTTTgttgagttgtgttattttgaAATCAAACTTTTACAACAAATTACATGGTTAGTTGTGTTTTGTGGATGATTAAAGAGTTAAGATACATTTTGATATTCATTAACCATCTATTATGTGTAATCAATCATGTATTTAAATTAACCCTTAAGGGTTGGTTTGGTGGTGTAGGTTTGAGacttaagagtgtgtttggtcTCAAGTTTAAATTCTCTGGTTGGTAACAATTTCTATGTTGGATAAATGATTTTGCTCTAATTTCATTTGAACCCTGCTAAATTGAACCACCAAATTAATCAATGGTTAAGTCAAATACTGAGTTTCCAAAAAGACCGTCTCTTTTTGTTGAGTTGtattgttttgaaataaaaaatttacaacaACTTATATAGTTAATTATGTCTTGTCAATGATTAACGAGTCATGATATATGTTCATTAAACATCTACTATatgtaattaattatatatttaaattaaccCTCATGGGTCGACTTGGTAATTTGGGTTTGGGATTTAAAAGTATGTCTTTTGGATTTCACTTTCGAAATCTCTAGGTGGCAACTTATCATGTGTTGGTTCCCCCAAATTAGTCAATTTTTTGACCGGAtaccaaattaaaaaatctatatttaaagggaacttctacggtacacccgcaaattaaggtgtaccggtactcttacttcaaaaatttataaattaactatcaattttatgaaataaaaagctatttgttgatatttatattttagaaaatatcatttcataagaaaaaatcatcatttcattgtttataaaaatgatactaatttttttacatttattgtaaagaataatcaaaattctctattacgattactaaaaattcagaaaaatcaaattttatttcgtcgatgtttttgataaataagatttaattattataattataggtgatagaaaacaatttttctcttcaaaaaatcacacatttaactattaatttaatgattttgtgtaccaatacactcataTCTTTGGGTGTATCATAGAATTTACCATATTTAAATTGTTGtctaaattatcattttttcccCTCTTCTCAATAACAAAACTTGATTTGCAAAAGAGGGAAGGTGGGCATGTTTATTGTGGATTCTGTGTATTTTTCTTGCAATGAAATTGTGGCTTAATGGTGATTTATTTGTGACAACAGAGATGGCATTCCATACCCATCATGTGAATACATGTGACAATTTTGTTACGGTAGTATAGGGTCCCACGTTTTAGGGGACCTTTGCATGTGTTTTGATTCTGTTCAAGTGGGTAATACAACATGGATTTGCAATGTTGGTCTTTAGTATTAGTATATGCTGCTTTTGTTCTATTTCCTTGCTTAACCAATTGAACAAATGCAGATAAAGGTGGTGCTTTGATTTTAAGATGGTTCATGTgactcaaaatcaattcaaatttttaatggTATAATAATGAATTGTCACTAATTTGTAAGGTTCATGTGAAGGGATCCGACTTTGATTAGATTTAGAGATTTGGCATATCAAACAGTCCATTACTTTGTGTCTGGATCGGTGAAATGTTTGGGTGCATTCCAATTATGAAATTCCTATTTTCttgagacaaaaaaataattaaaaatacacttattttttctttctaattttcattaccacatttttcttcatttatacgGTGAAGATTATTTTTTACTATACCAAACTCCTCTGttacattttaaatttgagaGAGCAtcattgtcttttatttttctcggttaccatgatattgatataaagtTTCTACCACCGTTTAACAAATACTAATTTCTGTCGAAAAATTTATGGGGCACACATGGTGGGCTTTTCCTCTCCCAACCGAATTTTTTCCGTACGCATAAATCAAGAATCAAATCCTAACCACATATTTAAGGGGTCCAAGTCTAAAGCCACTTCGATCAATTCATTGTTGGTAGAGCATTATTGTTTTTATCTATCAATAATATGAAATAACTACTCTTGTAACAAATGAAAACAGAGGAATATCATATTATTAGTAGTTAAAATTACATTAtaaatttgtacaaaaaaaaagtaacattataACTAATGATGTGATTACAATATGAAGTGTAATAATAAATGTAGCCatttgtagtaaaaaaaaaaaatgtagccaCTCAACTAACAATATGATCAATGACATAGATTTGTAAAGTCTACAAAATAATTCGGGAAAAGGATAAACTTACAAACTAAAATAGAAGCTATATAttcaatttgatcctttaagtCTTCGTGAACTTAGCTTAGTTCACATGGATaatgtataataatatatatcaggttccggggttcaaaccctgacCACAAAAAATTTATGCTTTCAACTGTAGTACTTCAATAATGTCTTATCATGTTCTAGATGGCGGGTGTGATTACCATAATAGAGGCGTCTTCCTCACCAAACTTTAGTGGATATGTTGTGTTGGGGAATCTGCAGGCGTCTTTCCCAACACAGGATCCACTCCCACTCCGCCACTAAATTGAATTAGGGGCATTGGGAGTTCATAACTCCGAGAAAAATAATGGATTTAAATGTTATATGATCACAATGGAACAAGATATATATCACATCTTCATCCATAACTTTAAAACATTAAGTATAAGAGTCACACATTTTTTATCCAATATTTTACTCATTCACAAACAATACGAGACTTAACCACTCATTTGAAACTTAACACCATGAGAAAAGAATGAGATATATAAGGAATCAATAATATTCAATGTTTCCTACTTAAGAAATCAATAATATTACATTTACATTTCTTGAGGTCAATATGGAGTTACTTGGAAActaattatattttcttatgaCTTTTGTGCAACTAACGTGCTAGATAATTAGTATAAGATTTCTGACCCATAATTTTCTGCATATATGTTGTCAAAATTTGCTATACAGCCACCTTTCACTTGTCCTCTTTAGTGTTTCGGATATAGGCTATGAGAGTAATTAAATAATCTTAGTACAAACACAATGACAATGCTTGACTTTGggcctatcaaaaaaaaaaaatgcttgacTTTGGGGGTAGCAACTATCCATATATAAACTTTTGTAAATTAAATCtatgattaaatatgtttttagtccttacattttgcgCCTCTTTAAAGAATAATCCATAcattttattaaatgtttttaaaattcctACATTTTTTCAGTCGTTAATAAAATTGATCCCTGCAGTCTATTTTTGCTGACCGGACACACAAAACATGTCACGTGGACGCCACTAGGAAGCCACATGGCCTCATTAATGACATGTCATGCCACATGTTAAAAtcctaatttaaataaaaaaattaatattttttatttatcacacttaaaaaattaaaataaaaaaaagtaaaacaatcCCTCTTCTTCCACGTTCTCTCTTccatcatttttcaatttttcataaatgaaaattaaaaagaagaGGGTTTGTTTAAACATAAATTTGcactaaagattttttttgtgaaatcaGAGGTAAGAATTTCGTTTGGTTGAGAAAGGAATCATCAAGATGCAGCATATTATCACAGACAAATAATAAATCTAAGGAGTAAAAATAGCCATACTGAGATTAAAGGGAAAATGGACCAAAAGCTGACCCACAAACCGAACTGAACCCAACCCCACCCCTTCACCGAAGAACGGAGCATGGCAGCGGATCTAGCAAGGTTCAGATATGTGAAACAACACCGACAGGAAAAAGGGTGGTGTGACAGCTAGAACAACAAGCAGCATCAAATTAACCATCTACAAAGAGGCGAGAA containing:
- the LOC11428922 gene encoding cyclin-U4-1, with product MAELENPNEMPKLIAFLSSLLKRVAESNDINQQLLEQKISVFQGLTCPNISIQNYLERIFKYANCSPSCFIVAYVYLDRFTQRQPSLPINSFNVHRLLITSVMVAAKFMDDMYYNNAYYAKVGGITTIEMNFLELDFLFGLGFHLNVTPNTFQAYCVHLQSEMMMIQPLNFTDSSLGLGKSLNTHVCFNEDESSHQKQQQLAV